One genomic segment of Ostrinia nubilalis chromosome 20, ilOstNubi1.1, whole genome shotgun sequence includes these proteins:
- the LOC135081800 gene encoding uncharacterized protein LOC135081800, with protein MSESPENTIPGSFPTSEVGCGTRECNDGGSASKSSVTTEHYAVGSAGCSKNSDNATCSESVSDTGDAAALLKMLRVLAGGLQPPAPVALIKFDPDDPDADIEGWCKINEMINARGRALVRKAVSAKMI; from the exons ATGTCTGAGTCGCCTGAGAACACTATCCCTGGTTCTTTTCcgacatcagaagtgggatgcGGGACCCGAGAGTGTAACGATGGTGGGTCAGCAAGTAAATCAAGCGTGACCACGGAACATTATGCGGTGGGTAGTGCGGGTTGTTCGAAAAACTCTGACAATGCAACTTGTTCGGAAAGTGTGAGTGATACGGGCGATGCTGCTGCGTTGTTGAAGATGCTACGCGTGTTGGCGGGTGGGCTCCAGCCACCCGCGCCGGTGGCGCTCATCAAATTTGACCCCGACGATCCGGACGCAGACATCGAAGGCTGGTGTAAGATTAACGAG ATGATTAACGCACGAGGACGTGCGCTCGTCAGGAAGGCCGTGTCGGCGAAAATGATTTGA